AAGCATAGTTCCATCTTGGACAGATGGAGGACATGATATGGGGCAGGGTAAGTTCTTTGATATGTGTTTCTAATAAAGCTCCAAAATAAACATGTTGACTATTAAGCCAGCTGACAAAAGGCCGATGCTTTTCCGAATCATTTAAACCTCGGACATTCCAAAAAAAGAGTTTTACACTCATTAGGAAGAAAAATTTGGTCCCCCATTAGAGTGGAGAGAACCAATGGAAAAAGGACATGAAAGGTTAGGATCAGAAATTTGGGGAATATGGTTAGGGAGAGTAGAATCAGGACCTGCAACTCCTGAAGAAAGAGTGGTAGTTGCAAGATTAGAAGTTTTTGAGAGGTTAGAAGAGGGTGCAGGTGATGTAAGGATAGTGTGGTTAGGAGTAAAAGAGTCAGGGCCTGCAACTCCTGAGGATCGAGTGGTAGTTGCAGGTTTTGTAATTTCTGAGGGGTAAGAAGAAAGAGCAGACAGAGTAAGGGTTTTTTGATGAAGGGGGGGTGAGAGAGTGGGAGAGGATCGAGATCCACCTTGAATATCGTAACAATTTGGATGATTCTTGCCAGGTCCtccataataaaaataactacaCCATGCTTTATTAGATCCACCTTGAATATCGTAACAATTTGGATGATTCGCGAGTACTTGGAGGTTTGGAGAAGAGACCAAATTATTGTCCCAATCAACTACTTGGATGTTTCTGAAATAAGAAGATTTTGTGAAGCCTTCCTCTGCAAAATGTCCACTCCCCATTTGTGTCGAAGTGTGAGTCCCAAATGGACTTGAATTCACAACTTCACCACCGTATTGGACCATGCTCGCGTGCTCCTTCAGGTGTGTGAACAAGAACGAAGGCCAATATCCGACTAGAATACCTGACCCGAACTCCAACCACCAGTTCCCATGCTTTGGATCCtgaaaaatagttttaacaaTTAAACAAGTGTTAACCCtatgttttgaaatattaaaaaaacatagctaattcttaaatatacttttaagagaaattcttgggttcaccccctagggtgaacctttagattcaccaaccaatagtgtttgagtatttgatatttgatatcttttaaaaaaggaaataaaattgaatatccaaattagattatatttttaaaataaaataataaaaatacataaaaatagctacaaaaaataaattaattaatattgttaaatcttcagcaaaatactaaaccctataccctaaatcctaaaccctaaaccctaaacgttaaaccttaaactttggataaactctaaaccgttggaaaatcttaaaccctaaatcatacattaaaaactaaattttactaacactaaaccctaaatcctaatcactaaaccctaaacccttgggtaaaccctaaacccttgggtaaaccctaaacccttgggtaaactctgaacccttggataaatcataaactctagggtttaattttaaatatttttgatttagagtttatgatttatccaagggttcagggtttatccaagggtttagggtttagtgattagggtttagggtttagtgttattaagatttagtttttaatgtatgatttagaatttaaaattttctaatggtttacggtttatccaagatttaaggtttataatttagagtttggagtttaggatttagggtataggatttagtattttgctaaaagtttatcaatatttatttatttattttttgtaactatttttatgtatttttattgttttatttcaaaaatataatcttatttggaaattcaattttgtttccttttttaaaagatatcaaatatcaaatactcaaacactattggttggtgaatctagaggttcacctagggggtgaacccaagaatttcttaCTTTTAATGTGTAGTCCATATAAATTTATAGTAGTCTAtggtttttaaaacttaaaaattacaTGATGCACCACAAAGTAAAGAATATAGGGTTTTAATCTGCGTGTTGTCACTTAAATGCGAAAACATGCCTTTAATTATTATGACACGTGTGAggctagaaaaaaaaagatagtactattttttttgataactcatGAGCCATGCCCTAGGATTGCGTAGTAAGTATTTTGAGTTATTTGGGGACAAATGTATCAAAAACGAAAAAGATTAATAACTTCTAACAAAAGTAAAGAGTGTATGTAATAAGTGGTATGATACTCAAGTagacttctcttcttttttgaaaaaatgatataaagGAGAAAGAAAAGAGCAACTTCTAATTAAAATGCAGTACATTGGTTTTATTTTatccaaaaattttaaaaaattgcaaTTTTAAATCAACGAATGAATGAACGTTGCAATTAAAGTGTGGTTAGAAGGGTAATATCGCAATTGTACCTTCCAAATTAGGAGAGTAATATCGAATTGTCCACCCTTGAATGAAGAGGAGGGAGAGATTGCAGCTCCAATCGCAACCTGACTGTTGGTTTGGACAAAACCAGAACACAAGAGATTGTAGCAGCCTGTTGCTTGATATGCATCGTTCTGTCTCCAAATAAACATATGAGCTAAGTAGTTATAGACTTAAACTTATATGCAGTATATAATACACTATAACACATACTCCttctattttttaatgttacatattctagatttttcacgtattttaataaaacacattaaatttgcatatttttttgtgtttatctttgtttcataattttaagccaataacAATTCAGTAagtgcaattaagttttttgaaatttgcaattagttaataaaacatgtcttgaaaatgtaaaaaaatggatctttttaaaacaaatttttttcctagaatatgtaatattaaagAACAGAgggattattatttataatgtttagCATTGGAATTACTTACAGTCCAGTAAGTAAAGAATCTTGGGTAATTATCTCCATAGAGCTCCGGACTCACCTAATGGCAGATAAATTATGTACAATTAGCAGCTgatatattttttcatctaGAAGAGTATAAATTGGTGAATTAAAAACTAACCTATTGGTCTACTATATTGGTGAAAATATGATTTCTAAATAGAACCATTAAAAACAAATCACCTGCCAGCCAGCTTCAATGGTGTTGAGATCATTACCAAAGGAACCAGAGATAATCCAAATCTGAGATAAACTAAACTCGTATTGATTCTGCACCTGCGGGGCCCACACATTTATACTTGCTTTTGCTCCATAGTAGTATTTTTCTCCGCTCAAGTATCCCACTGCATGCTACAACCAAAGTAATTAATTACCACAAATCAACCATTATTTAGTGTAATCCTTTTTCCAATGCCGATgcttgttttgcattttttttacgACAGTTTTGCATATTAATAACGTGAGATTATAGTTATGTTATTTCCTGACTATGCAGCTTATGTCATTCAAATGAAATAGATTTAGTAGAACCATGACAGAGCTTTAAGAGTTTGTGTTTTCCCAATCTAAAAACTAAGAAGCATAGTGTACAAAAGGATTAATcattaatcaaaataatttttttttgtagtgtaatacaatactctctttttctttttcttttttttcgacAGGCTTGTCtattcttctatttttctacaaatctaaaaaaatgaaactgcTAAAGAATGATTAAAAGGAATGAAACCGAAAACACTTTCCAAATTCCTCGACCACATTTTCTTCTTACCAAAGATAGTAAAAGATAAAATTCAATTGATTTCAACATCTTACATTTCCAAACAAGTAAGaagttaaattttaaatttataaaccaggcagaataaatatttttctttagaCTTTGCTACTCGACCAAAATAGATAAGCTTACTTCATGGCCATTGCTGCTAGTATCTCTTTTGAAATGTTTGAGTTTCTTGCCAAAACTAGAAACAGAGTTTGCTCTGAGAATGTCCTCTTCTTTTGTTCTTCTGATAGGGACTGTTCCTCAGGACATGCCCCTCCCTCCATTCTCCATAACTGGAAGCTCTTTGGTCTCAGTCCTCTCCTCTTATTATGCCCTCTTGGCCTCTCAGGGGGATCCTTCAGTAACCAACCAATCACACAGATAAATTAGTTTTTCATTAACGTGTCTAATGACtgtaattaagatttaaacatatgAATGTGCACCAGTGGCTTATGCCCTCTTAATCTGGGATGATCAAATGCTGGCTGGTGATGTAATAAAACGCAATCTATGATGTCACCGTCAGAACTCTGCAAAGCTTTAAACCGAAGATGCTTCAGTAATATTACTGCAAGAACAAAAGAAGCTTTCTCTCATCTGCAGGCAGTGCAGCATTCAGTCCTTACCTCGCCTACTTCAGAGTTATTTGCGGAAGAAGAGGCAGCGAGATCTGCATGGTTATTTTTTTCAGCAGCAGAGGAGTCTTTTTTCAAGCAAAAGTCGAGGGTCCGTTGGCTAAGTGAGGGAGATGCCAACACAAGGGTTTTTCATAAGTCTGTAAAAGCGAACCTCTGCAGGAATGTAATTCACTATCTTCAGACAGAGGAGGGCTCCAAGATTTATGACCCATGTATCTTAAAAGACATGGTGGTGCAGTTTTATTCTGATCTTTTGGGTGTAGAGAATGGTTCAGTTACTCCGATGACGGTGGATCAGATTCAGCAATTACATCCTTTTAGATGTGAGGCCTCTGCTAGTGTCAAGCTTTCGGCAATCCCTACTGATGAGGAAATTCGATCAACGCTTTTCTCTTTGCCTAAAAATAAAGCTCCAGGGCCCGATGGTTTTTCTGTTGAGTTTTTCACATCAGCATGGGATTTGGTTGGTAAAGACGTCATCTCTGCTGTCAAAAGTTTCTTTACTACATCAGTGTTGCCTCGTCAAGTTAATGCCACAGTCATTTCATTGATACCAAAAGTTCCGGGGGCGGATAAACTCTCAGATTTTCGGCCTATTTCCTTGTGTAACACCGTATACAAAGTGATTTCCAAGATCATCGCCTCTAGACTGCAGGATTTAACTCCTGATATTGTTCAGAGAAATCAGGTTGGCTTTGTTAAAGGCAGAATCCTCAGTGAGAACGTCCTGTTAGCTTCGGAGCTCGTCTCAGACTTTAATAAGGAAGGGACTGTTACTAGAGGTTGTTTGCAAATTGATATTACAAAAGCTTACGACAATGTAGATTGGAGGTTTCTGTTTAATGTCTTGGAGGCCCTTGAACTACCTCAAAATCTTCGGAATTGGGTTCGGGTATGTGTCTCATCTCCTCACTATTCGATAGCGTTGAATGGAGAATTGGCTGGTTTTTTCCCGGGAAAGAAAGGGCTTCGACAGGGAGATCTCATTTCTTCTTCCCTATTTGTTATTGTGATGGATCTGCTGTCAAAGCAACTGGATCGTGCTGCCTTAGCTCACTAGTTCATTCCCCATCCCAAAGCTATTGATCCCTTAGTGACTCATTTAAGCTTCGCTGATGATATGCTGATATTTTTTAATGGCGACTCagattcattggagggaattcTCAGAATACTTCAATCCTTTTATCTTAACTCTGGGCTGGGGTTGAATTTGGCCAAATCGTCTTTGTTTCTGGATGGTGGGAATGCAGAAATTTTAAAGCAGATGGCTGACAGGTTTGGTCTAGCTTCCGGTTCTCTACCGGTAAAATACTTGGGGTTGCCTTTGATACCGAATAAGATGAATCGACGCGACTATCAGCCATTGATTGACAAGGTTATTAAGAGGATTTCTTCTTGGACAAATAGACATCTCTCCTTCGCGGGAAGACTTGAGCTGATAAAGTCAGTCTTATATAGTATCTTCAATTTTTGGGCTGCTGTGTTTCCTTTACCACAGGGGTGTATTGATTGTCTAGAGCAAATTTGCAATGCTTATCTATGGAGTGGTGCTTCATCTTCAGCTAGGAGTGCTAAGGTTTCATGGGATTCAGTATGCACCCCTAAAAAGGTTGGAGGACTTGGCTTGAGAAGACTGCAGTATGCTAATCAGGTCTTCTCTTTAAAGCTCATTTGGCTCTTATTTGCTGGAACGGGATCTCTTTGGGTGGCGTGGGTAAAATCTTATGTAATTGAAGGGAGACCTTTTTGGACCACAGACTTCACGGGAATAGGTTCTTGGATATGGAGAAGGTTGGTTAAACTTAGAGATTTGGCGAGGCCTTTCTTGATATGCCAAGTTCGCTCGGGGAATTTGGCTTCTTTTTGGCATGATAATTGGACCGGTCTTGGACCTCTGATACACCTTACAGGGGCTAATGGTTCGAGAGTTTCTGGATTATCCATTGAGCTTACGGTTAATCAAGCTGCTTCAAAGGGTGCCTGGTCTGTTCCTAGAGGTAGACATCCCATCTTACTCCTGCTGCGCGCATGTCTGCCCGAGATGCCTGCTGATCTGAACTCTTCTCTACCAGACATTTACTTATGGCGTAATACCCCTAACACGCCTTCTACTGTCTTCTTATCATCTATGACTTGGAATACCCTTCATCCAACTCCTCCGGCTGTTGATTGGTATTCATCGGTTTGGTTCCAACGTAACATTCCAAAACATTCTTTTATCACTTGGGTAGCTGCTCGTGATAGAATGCCAACCCGTGATAAGCTGAGAAGGTGGGGAATTCAGGTCTCTTCTGTTTGCCCCCTGTGTGATTCTGCTGATGAACGTCGGGAGCATCTATTTTTCACGTGCATGTTTTCACTGGATTTCTGGAACAGAGCGTTTGCTACTGCCCCGCATTCACCTCCAAGTACATTTGAACACTGCCTTATATGGTTCAGGTCTGTTTCTGCCGATGCAAAGCTCAagattatttttaagataatttttcAGGCAGTGGTATATCTCCTTTGGAAAGAGAGAAACTCAAGAATCCATAATTCTGTCTCTAGGTCTGTTAATTCTTTACTGAAAGAGCTGCATTTAATCCT
The window above is part of the Brassica napus cultivar Da-Ae chromosome C8, Da-Ae, whole genome shotgun sequence genome. Proteins encoded here:
- the LOC125591689 gene encoding uncharacterized protein LOC125591689 → MVQYGGEVVNSSPFGTHTSTQMGSGHFAEEGFTKSSYFRNIQVVDWDNNLVSSPNLQVLANHPNCYDIQGGSNKAWCSYFYYGGPGKNHPNCYDIQGGSRSSPTLSPPLHQKTLTLSALSSYPSEITKPATTTRSSGVAGPDSFTPNHTILTSPAPSSNLSKTSNLATTTLSSGVAGPDSTLPNHIPQISDPNLSCPFSIGSLHSNGGPNFSS
- the LOC111206328 gene encoding uncharacterized protein LOC111206328; its protein translation is MGHKSWSPPLSEDSELHSCRDLAASSSANNSEVGEDPPERPRGHNKRRGLRPKSFQLWRMEGGACPEEQSLSEEQKKRTFSEQTLFLVLHAVGYLSGEKYYYGAKASINVWAPQVQNQYEFSLSQIWIISGSFGNDLNTIEAGWQVSPELYGDNYPRFFTYWTNDAYQATGCYNLLCSGFVQTNSQVAIGAAISPSSSFKGGQFDITLLIWKVQLRYYPSNHTLIATFIHSLI